The Metabacillus sediminilitoris genome window below encodes:
- a CDS encoding glycoside hydrolase family 68 protein, producing MNFKRFAKQATVVTLSTAILLGAGESLTYAKETDSRDHNESYGISHITRSDMHKMIEQQGDSRYTVPQFDESKIKNIPSAKGYDELGNLIDLDVWDTWPLQNADGTVANYNGYQIVFGLAGDPDRGWDTFIYMFYKKIGDTGIDSWKNAGRVFKDTDKFKSDDPVLRNQAEEWSGSATLTEDGKVRLFYTNRHGWDPAHNFYGKQTLTTAQINVSEQGSNTLKVDGIEDHKSIFDGDEKFYQTVEQAFGNGDYSDNHTLRDPHYIEENGHKYLVFEANTGTETGYQGEESLFNKAYYGGSDVFFQNEKSKLLQSPKKDLAQISNGALGIIEINDDYTLKSVMKPLVASNTVTDEIERPNIFKKDGKWYLFTSSRGSKMTIDGIDNEDIYLLGYVSDSLTGPYKPLNKTGLVLHHDLDPYDVTWNYAHFAIPQEGSDNTVVTSYMTNRGYFEEHKSTFAPSFQLNINGDKTSVVENSILEQGQVTIK from the coding sequence AAAGAAACAGACTCCCGAGATCACAATGAATCATATGGAATTTCCCATATAACACGTTCAGACATGCACAAGATGATTGAACAACAAGGTGATTCAAGATATACAGTACCTCAATTCGACGAATCTAAAATTAAAAATATCCCTTCTGCAAAAGGGTACGATGAGTTAGGTAACTTAATTGATTTAGATGTATGGGACACATGGCCGCTACAAAATGCTGATGGAACAGTTGCAAATTATAATGGCTACCAAATTGTTTTCGGTTTAGCTGGAGACCCTGATAGAGGATGGGACACTTTTATTTACATGTTCTATAAAAAAATTGGTGACACAGGAATTGATAGCTGGAAAAATGCAGGTAGAGTGTTTAAAGATACCGATAAATTCAAATCAGATGATCCTGTCTTAAGAAACCAAGCGGAAGAATGGTCAGGTTCAGCTACTTTAACTGAAGATGGAAAGGTTCGTTTGTTCTATACAAACCGTCATGGCTGGGATCCAGCACACAACTTCTACGGAAAACAAACATTAACAACAGCTCAAATCAATGTATCTGAACAAGGTTCAAACACGTTGAAAGTAGATGGAATTGAAGATCACAAATCAATCTTTGATGGTGATGAGAAATTCTATCAAACGGTTGAGCAAGCTTTTGGAAATGGTGATTATTCTGATAACCATACATTAAGAGATCCTCACTATATCGAAGAAAATGGTCATAAATATCTAGTATTCGAAGCTAATACAGGAACTGAAACTGGATACCAAGGTGAAGAATCTTTATTCAATAAAGCTTACTATGGCGGAAGTGACGTTTTCTTCCAAAATGAAAAAAGCAAATTGTTACAAAGTCCTAAGAAAGATTTAGCTCAAATTTCAAACGGTGCTTTAGGTATTATTGAAATTAATGATGATTATACGTTAAAAAGTGTTATGAAACCATTAGTTGCATCAAACACAGTAACTGATGAAATCGAACGTCCTAACATCTTTAAAAAGGATGGAAAATGGTACTTATTCACAAGTTCACGTGGATCAAAAATGACGATTGATGGAATTGACAATGAAGATATTTATTTACTAGGTTATGTATCAGATTCCTTAACTGGACCATACAAACCTTTAAATAAAACTGGACTTGTTTTACATCATGATCTTGATCCATATGATGTTACTTGGAACTACGCTCACTTTGCTATTCCGCAAGAAGGCAGTGATAATACAGTGGTAACAAGTTACATGACAAATAGAGGTTACTTCGAAGAGCACAAATCTACATTTGCGCCAAGCTTCCAGCTTAACATTAATGGCGACAAAACTTCTGTAGTGGAAAATAGTATCCTTGAACAAGGACAAGTAACAATAAAATAA